The proteins below come from a single Salinilacihabitans rarus genomic window:
- a CDS encoding aldehyde dehydrogenase family protein: MTDDLPLTPDAGWNALYLDGEWTGPGDRDLIDVENPYTREAIAAVPAGTSEDVDEAYGIAAEAQASWAAQPPQRRAGVVEAAIEHVTENWEGILELLAVEAGSTRVKGVAELQTAKGMMQQAASYPFRMNGEHADSIVPGKENVVERVPAGVVGVISPWNFPLHLSMRAVAPAVAAGNAVVLKPASNTPITGGLLLARLFEEAGLPDGVLNVVTGSGSEVGTAMAEHPTPRVLAFTGSTEVGETVAAKAAGNCALPALELGGNNVHVVTDRADLDRAVDGAVFGSFMHQGQACISINRHLVHEELYDEYVERLVERAEALPTGDPTDEETVIGPVIDETQRDTMLEFVEESVDAGATLETGGDADGLVVEPTVLSAVDPEMEAACNEHFGPIAPVIPFSEEDEAIEVANDTVHGLSGSVHSQDLEQARRIADGIHTGMIHVNDQPMNDEPHVPFGGMKESGLGRYNAESILDEVTTTKWISIQREPREYPF; the protein is encoded by the coding sequence ATGACCGACGACCTTCCGCTGACCCCCGACGCGGGCTGGAACGCGCTCTACCTCGACGGCGAGTGGACCGGCCCCGGCGACCGCGACCTGATCGACGTCGAGAACCCCTACACCCGGGAGGCGATCGCCGCCGTCCCCGCCGGCACGAGCGAGGACGTCGACGAAGCCTACGGGATCGCCGCCGAGGCCCAGGCGTCGTGGGCCGCCCAGCCGCCCCAGCGGCGGGCGGGCGTCGTCGAGGCGGCGATCGAGCACGTCACCGAGAACTGGGAGGGGATCCTCGAACTGCTCGCGGTCGAGGCGGGCAGCACGCGGGTCAAAGGCGTCGCCGAGTTGCAGACCGCGAAGGGGATGATGCAACAGGCCGCGAGCTACCCGTTCCGGATGAACGGCGAGCACGCCGACTCGATCGTCCCCGGCAAGGAGAACGTCGTCGAGCGCGTCCCGGCCGGCGTCGTCGGCGTCATCTCGCCGTGGAACTTCCCGCTGCACCTCTCGATGCGCGCGGTCGCGCCGGCGGTCGCCGCCGGGAACGCGGTCGTCCTGAAGCCGGCGTCGAACACGCCGATCACGGGTGGCCTGCTGCTGGCGCGGCTCTTCGAGGAGGCCGGCCTCCCCGACGGGGTGTTGAACGTCGTGACCGGCAGCGGCTCCGAGGTGGGCACCGCGATGGCCGAACACCCGACCCCGCGCGTGCTCGCGTTCACGGGATCGACCGAGGTGGGCGAGACGGTCGCCGCGAAGGCCGCGGGCAACTGCGCGCTGCCCGCGCTCGAACTCGGCGGCAACAACGTCCACGTCGTCACCGACCGCGCGGACCTCGACCGGGCCGTCGACGGCGCCGTCTTCGGCTCGTTCATGCACCAGGGGCAGGCCTGCATCTCGATCAACCGCCACCTCGTCCACGAGGAACTGTACGACGAGTACGTCGAGCGCCTCGTCGAGCGCGCCGAGGCGCTGCCGACCGGCGACCCGACCGACGAGGAGACGGTGATCGGCCCCGTCATCGACGAGACCCAGCGCGACACGATGCTGGAGTTCGTCGAGGAGAGCGTCGACGCGGGCGCGACCCTCGAGACGGGCGGCGACGCCGACGGCCTCGTCGTCGAACCGACGGTGCTCTCGGCCGTCGACCCCGAGATGGAAGCCGCGTGCAACGAGCACTTCGGCCCCATCGCGCCGGTGATCCCCTTCTCCGAGGAGGACGAGGCGATCGAGGTCGCAAACGATACGGTCCACGGGCTCTCGGGGTCGGTTCACTCGCAGGATCTCGAACAGGCCCGCCGGATCGCCGACGGGATCCACACGGGGATGATCCACGTCAACGACCAGCCGATGAACGACGAGCCACACGTCCCGTTCGGCGGGATGAAGGAGTCCGGCCTCGGCCGGTACAACGCCGAGTCGATCCTCGACGAGGTGACGACGACGAAGTGGATCTCGATCCAGCGCGAGCCCCGGGAGTACCCGTTCTGA
- a CDS encoding RNA 2'-phosphotransferase codes for MTEPIRACDEHGPFEGEACPACESSGSPVLSGQRRRRLSTFLSGALRHFPDDVGLALDDHGWTEYDALVGAAERKYDWARPEHVAAVIATDPKGRFERADGRARAAYGHSVDVALEPTDAPVPDELYHGTAPENLDAIREEGLRPMARRRVHLSGDRETARRVGRRHADDPVVLAVDAAGMLADGRRIAKRGEGTYTTGPVPPRYLSAARPGGDE; via the coding sequence GTGACCGAGCCGATCCGCGCCTGCGACGAGCACGGCCCCTTCGAGGGCGAGGCCTGTCCCGCCTGCGAGTCGAGCGGCTCTCCGGTGCTCTCGGGCCAGCGGCGTCGCCGGCTCTCGACGTTCCTCAGCGGGGCGCTCCGGCACTTCCCCGACGACGTCGGCCTCGCCCTCGACGACCACGGCTGGACCGAGTACGACGCGCTCGTCGGGGCGGCCGAACGGAAGTACGACTGGGCGCGACCCGAGCACGTCGCCGCGGTGATCGCGACGGACCCGAAGGGGCGGTTCGAGCGCGCCGACGGCCGCGCCCGGGCCGCCTACGGCCACTCCGTCGACGTCGCCCTCGAACCGACGGACGCGCCGGTCCCCGACGAACTCTATCACGGGACGGCCCCCGAGAACCTCGACGCGATCCGCGAGGAGGGGTTGCGGCCGATGGCCCGCCGGCGGGTGCACCTCTCGGGCGACCGCGAGACGGCGCGGCGCGTCGGGCGCCGCCACGCCGACGACCCGGTCGTGCTCGCCGTCGACGCCGCGGGGATGCTCGCGGACGGCCGCCGGATCGCGAAGCGAGGCGAGGGGACGTACACGACCGGGCCGGTGCCGCCGCGGTACCTCTCGGCGGCGCGACCGGGCGGAGACGAGTGA
- the nadC gene encoding carboxylating nicotinate-nucleotide diphosphorylase, with protein MITDAQVERWLREDVGHHDVTNDVPGETTGRLVATEAGVVAGLDAASAVFDYLGVDVRERLADGTAVEPGDDLLRVEGPAREVLRGERVAVNLAAHASGIATRTRAVVDEARAESPDVRIAATRKTTPGLRGIEKRAVVAGGGDTHRLDLSHMVMVKDNHVVELGLEGAVSHFRERVSFATKIEVEVESVEDAPRAAAAGADVVLLDNVTPAETRDAVDLLADYDVLSEVSGGITLETVADYAATGVDVVSMGSLTHSAPALDLSFRTGE; from the coding sequence ATGATCACCGACGCACAGGTCGAACGCTGGCTCCGCGAGGACGTCGGCCACCACGACGTGACCAACGACGTTCCGGGCGAGACGACCGGCCGCCTCGTCGCGACGGAGGCGGGCGTCGTCGCGGGCCTCGACGCCGCGAGCGCGGTCTTCGACTACCTCGGCGTCGACGTCCGCGAGCGCCTCGCGGACGGCACCGCGGTCGAACCGGGCGACGACCTCCTCCGCGTCGAGGGGCCCGCCCGCGAGGTGCTCCGGGGCGAACGGGTCGCCGTCAACCTCGCGGCCCACGCCTCGGGAATCGCGACGCGGACGCGAGCGGTCGTGGACGAGGCCCGGGCCGAATCGCCCGACGTGCGGATCGCCGCGACCCGCAAGACCACCCCGGGCCTCCGCGGCATCGAGAAGCGCGCGGTCGTCGCCGGTGGCGGCGACACCCACCGGCTCGACCTCTCGCACATGGTCATGGTCAAGGACAACCACGTCGTCGAACTGGGCCTCGAAGGCGCGGTTTCGCACTTCCGCGAGCGCGTCTCGTTCGCGACCAAAATCGAGGTCGAGGTGGAGTCCGTCGAGGACGCCCCGCGAGCGGCCGCGGCCGGCGCCGACGTCGTCCTGCTCGACAACGTGACGCCCGCCGAAACGCGGGACGCCGTCGACCTGCTCGCCGACTACGACGTCCTGTCGGAGGTCAGCGGCGGCATCACGCTCGAGACCGTCGCCGACTACGCCGCGACCGGCGTCGACGTCGTCTCGATGGGGTCGCTGACCCACTCGGCGCCGGCGCTCGACCTGTCCTTTCGAACCGGCGAGTGA
- a CDS encoding L-aspartate oxidase codes for MTGTRETTDVLVVGSGIAGCAAALAAAREGADVLVLTKASRPDDASTDWAQGGISTTRGDPESLKRDVVAASDGTADPDAVDVLVCEADDAVEDVLVDTLGVPFDETDDGAFDYAREAAHSERRILHVDAATGRHVLRPFLTYLDGHDRIEMRQETAALELIAREGRVHGVVTDDDPVGRPVYAGATVLATGGIGALYSRSTNPDGATGDGIAMAALAGADVADMEYVQFHPTAYAGDETRRGDPAARDDTFLLSEALRGDGAVLRNADGERFMPDYHPDADLAPRDVVARAVARERERTGEVVLDVSPLDFAADFPNVAATCRDRGIDGDEIPVAPCEHFLCGGVDVDDCGRTNLDGLYAVGECARTGVHGANRLASTSLLEGLVWGLRAGEDAAGTGAEPELVEAPELRDSDPDLPPRFAAEKFARLRRTVDEALGLERDPDEVARASAVLRRLKGEVAAYVRTRTARDLYELRNASVVALLIARAASENPESTGCHYVVDGDEREPVAGGQP; via the coding sequence ATGACCGGCACACGCGAAACGACGGACGTCCTCGTCGTGGGCAGTGGCATCGCCGGCTGTGCGGCGGCTCTCGCCGCCGCGCGCGAGGGCGCGGACGTGCTCGTCCTGACGAAGGCGAGCCGTCCCGACGACGCCAGCACCGACTGGGCACAGGGCGGCATCTCGACGACCCGGGGCGATCCGGAGAGCCTCAAACGGGACGTCGTCGCGGCAAGCGACGGCACGGCCGATCCCGACGCGGTCGACGTGCTCGTGTGCGAGGCCGACGACGCCGTCGAGGACGTGCTCGTCGACACCCTCGGGGTCCCCTTCGACGAGACCGACGACGGTGCGTTCGACTACGCGCGCGAAGCGGCCCACTCCGAGCGTCGCATCCTCCACGTCGACGCCGCGACGGGCCGGCACGTGCTGCGGCCCTTCCTGACCTACCTCGACGGCCACGACCGGATCGAGATGCGACAGGAGACGGCAGCGCTCGAACTGATCGCCCGCGAGGGCCGCGTCCACGGCGTCGTCACGGACGACGACCCGGTCGGCCGTCCGGTCTACGCCGGCGCGACGGTCCTCGCGACCGGCGGGATCGGCGCGCTCTACTCGCGGTCGACCAACCCCGACGGCGCCACCGGCGACGGCATCGCGATGGCCGCGCTGGCGGGCGCGGACGTCGCGGACATGGAGTACGTCCAGTTCCACCCCACCGCCTACGCGGGGGACGAGACGCGACGCGGCGACCCCGCGGCGCGGGACGACACTTTCCTGCTCTCCGAGGCGCTGCGCGGCGACGGCGCCGTCCTCCGGAACGCCGACGGCGAGCGGTTCATGCCCGACTACCACCCCGACGCCGACCTCGCCCCGCGGGACGTCGTCGCCCGCGCGGTCGCCCGCGAGCGCGAGCGAACCGGCGAAGTCGTCCTCGACGTGAGCCCCCTCGACTTCGCGGCCGACTTCCCGAACGTCGCCGCGACGTGTCGCGACCGTGGGATCGACGGCGACGAGATTCCCGTCGCCCCCTGCGAGCACTTCCTCTGCGGCGGGGTCGACGTCGACGACTGCGGCCGGACGAACCTCGACGGGCTCTACGCCGTCGGCGAGTGCGCCCGGACGGGCGTCCACGGCGCGAACCGACTCGCCAGCACGAGCCTGCTGGAGGGGCTCGTCTGGGGGCTGCGCGCCGGCGAGGACGCCGCCGGAACGGGCGCGGAGCCCGAACTCGTGGAGGCGCCCGAACTCCGGGACAGCGACCCCGACCTGCCCCCGCGCTTCGCCGCCGAGAAGTTCGCCCGCCTGCGGCGGACGGTGGACGAGGCGCTCGGCCTCGAACGCGACCCCGACGAGGTCGCCCGCGCGAGCGCCGTCCTCCGGCGGCTCAAGGGCGAGGTCGCCGCCTACGTCCGCACCCGGACCGCCCGCGACCTCTACGAGCTACGAAACGCCAGCGTCGTCGCGCTGCTGATCGCGCGGGCGGCGAGCGAGAACCCGGAGTCGACGGGCTGTCACTACGTCGTCGACGGGGACGAGCGGGAGCCGGTCGCCGGCGGACAGCCCTGA
- the nadA gene encoding quinolinate synthase NadA, translating to MAKVHASNLETELSLFKYGHLEQLPPAYRDLEEDERTERIEAAREELGDDVVVLGHNYQRREVVEHADFVGDSYGLSKRAAETDAEYVIFGGVTFMAESADVITDDDQTVILPSMEASCPMAGMAEALQVDAAWAEITDAAPDANIVPVTYMNSYADLKAFCASQGGLVCTSSNAHRAFEWAFERGDTVLFLPDKHLGENTAYRLGVEDRIAEWDPWDPEGKDPAEVADADVILWDGYCQVHERFTDEHVAAIREEHPDANVVVHPECRREVVEAADVVGSTSTIRETIADADPGETWAVGTEIHLTRHLRRWHPEVEVLPLCGDACMDCNAMRQIDPNYLTWVLEELAEGRERNVIEVDPEEAELAKVALDRMLEV from the coding sequence ATGGCGAAAGTTCACGCGTCGAACCTGGAGACCGAACTGAGTCTGTTCAAGTACGGCCACCTCGAACAGCTCCCGCCGGCGTATCGCGACCTCGAAGAAGACGAGCGAACGGAACGGATCGAGGCGGCACGCGAGGAACTGGGCGACGACGTCGTCGTGCTCGGCCACAACTACCAGCGCCGGGAGGTCGTCGAGCACGCCGACTTCGTCGGCGACTCCTACGGGCTCTCGAAGCGGGCCGCCGAGACCGACGCCGAGTACGTGATCTTCGGCGGCGTGACGTTCATGGCCGAGAGCGCGGACGTCATCACCGACGACGACCAGACGGTGATCCTCCCGAGCATGGAGGCGTCGTGTCCGATGGCCGGGATGGCCGAGGCCCTGCAGGTCGACGCCGCGTGGGCCGAGATCACCGACGCGGCGCCGGACGCGAACATCGTCCCGGTCACCTACATGAACTCCTACGCGGACCTGAAGGCGTTCTGTGCGAGTCAGGGCGGCCTCGTCTGTACGTCCTCGAACGCCCACCGCGCGTTCGAGTGGGCCTTCGAGCGCGGCGACACGGTGCTCTTCCTGCCCGACAAGCACCTCGGCGAGAACACCGCCTATCGGCTGGGAGTGGAAGACCGCATCGCCGAGTGGGACCCGTGGGACCCCGAGGGCAAAGACCCTGCGGAGGTCGCCGACGCGGACGTGATCCTCTGGGACGGCTACTGTCAGGTTCACGAACGGTTCACCGACGAGCACGTCGCGGCGATCCGTGAGGAACACCCCGACGCGAACGTGGTCGTCCATCCCGAGTGTCGCCGCGAGGTCGTCGAGGCCGCGGACGTCGTCGGCTCGACGAGCACGATCCGCGAGACGATCGCCGACGCCGACCCCGGCGAGACGTGGGCGGTCGGCACCGAGATCCACCTCACCCGCCACCTCCGGCGCTGGCACCCGGAGGTCGAGGTCCTGCCGCTCTGTGGCGACGCCTGCATGGATTGCAACGCGATGCGCCAGATCGACCCCAACTACCTGACGTGGGTGCTCGAGGAACTCGCCGAGGGACGGGAACGAAACGTGATCGAGGTCGACCCCGAGGAGGCGGAACTCGCGAAGGTCGCGCTCGACCGCATGCTGGAGGTCTGA
- a CDS encoding dipeptide epimerase, which produces MSLETSFERRSLPLEFPFTIARGTQTHAEVVFVEVEDDGTVGIGGAGPSAHYGETAATVEAVLPDLLAVVEDVGDPHQLARIERRMRETVERNPAARCAVSVALHDLVAKRLDVPLYRYWGLDPAETVETSYTIGIDDTETMREKTELALERGHGTLKVKLGTDRDEEIVRTIRETAPDARLYVDANEAWTPKEAVRKIDRLAAYDLEFVEQPVPAENPGGLRYVYERSSLPIAADESCITADDVPQVAGRCDVANLKLMKCGGLREAIRIVHAARAHGLQVMCGCMSESNASIAAACHLAPLLDYADLDGSLLLAEDPVDGVPLPGGRIDLEALDRPGTGARR; this is translated from the coding sequence ATGAGCCTCGAAACCTCCTTCGAGCGCCGCTCGCTCCCGCTCGAGTTCCCATTCACCATCGCCCGCGGCACGCAGACCCACGCGGAGGTCGTGTTCGTCGAGGTCGAGGACGACGGCACCGTCGGAATCGGCGGCGCCGGTCCCTCGGCACACTACGGCGAGACGGCCGCCACCGTCGAGGCCGTCCTCCCCGACCTGCTCGCGGTCGTCGAGGACGTCGGCGACCCCCACCAGCTCGCCCGGATCGAGCGCCGGATGCGCGAGACGGTCGAGCGCAACCCCGCCGCCCGCTGTGCGGTCAGCGTCGCCCTGCACGACCTCGTCGCCAAGCGTCTCGACGTGCCGCTGTACCGCTACTGGGGGCTGGACCCGGCCGAGACCGTCGAGACCTCCTACACCATCGGCATCGACGACACGGAGACGATGCGCGAGAAGACCGAACTCGCCCTCGAACGCGGCCACGGGACGCTGAAGGTGAAACTCGGCACCGACCGCGACGAGGAGATCGTTCGAACGATCCGCGAGACCGCACCGGACGCGCGACTGTACGTCGACGCCAACGAGGCCTGGACGCCGAAGGAGGCCGTACGGAAGATCGACCGCCTCGCCGCGTACGACCTCGAGTTCGTCGAGCAGCCAGTCCCCGCCGAGAACCCCGGGGGACTGCGCTACGTCTACGAGCGCTCGTCGTTGCCGATCGCCGCCGACGAGTCCTGCATCACCGCCGACGACGTGCCACAGGTTGCGGGTCGGTGCGACGTCGCCAACCTCAAACTCATGAAGTGTGGTGGCCTCCGGGAGGCGATCCGGATCGTCCACGCCGCACGCGCCCACGGCCTGCAGGTGATGTGTGGCTGTATGTCCGAATCGAACGCCTCCATCGCCGCCGCCTGCCACCTCGCGCCGCTGCTCGACTACGCCGACCTCGACGGCTCGCTGCTGCTCGCCGAGGACCCCGTCGACGGCGTCCCGCTGCCCGGCGGGCGGATCGATCTGGAAGCACTCGACCGGCCCGGCACCGGCGCGCGGCGGTAG
- a CDS encoding DUF1611 domain-containing protein — protein sequence MRVAILAHEKFPDGAKTALGVLRYADYEVAAVLDRDRPADRVNDLVPDVRDAPIVSGVSDLDPDAADALLIGIAPVGGGFEDGWREDVRTALERGWDVVSGLHYFLEDDEEFAALAAEYGGELRDVRRPHDDVTVAEGVAGEVDAEVILTVGTDCNVGKMTATMELARAAEERGHDAAVIPTGQTGIMIEGWGNPVDRVVSDFTAGAVEEMIVAKGDEHDYLFVEGQGTIIHPAYSAVTCGILHGSRADKLVLCHEAGRETIAHGYDTAIPPIPTYVDLYEGLAEPVSPARVHAGALNTYGIDDDGAARDAVEEYADALGAPATDLVRFGAEGVLDALL from the coding sequence ATGCGCGTCGCGATTCTCGCCCACGAGAAGTTTCCGGACGGAGCCAAGACCGCCCTCGGCGTGCTCCGGTACGCCGACTACGAGGTCGCCGCGGTACTCGACCGCGACCGGCCCGCAGACCGGGTGAACGATCTGGTCCCGGACGTTCGGGACGCTCCCATCGTCTCCGGGGTGTCCGACCTCGACCCCGACGCCGCCGACGCCCTGCTGATCGGCATCGCCCCCGTCGGCGGCGGCTTCGAGGACGGCTGGCGCGAGGACGTCAGGACGGCGCTCGAACGCGGCTGGGACGTCGTCTCGGGGCTGCACTACTTCCTCGAAGACGACGAGGAGTTCGCCGCCCTCGCGGCCGAGTACGGCGGCGAACTGCGGGACGTCCGCAGGCCCCACGACGACGTCACCGTCGCCGAGGGGGTCGCCGGCGAGGTCGACGCCGAGGTGATCCTCACCGTCGGCACCGACTGTAACGTCGGGAAGATGACCGCGACGATGGAACTGGCGCGGGCGGCCGAGGAACGAGGTCACGACGCCGCCGTGATCCCGACCGGACAGACCGGCATCATGATCGAGGGCTGGGGGAACCCGGTCGACCGCGTCGTCAGCGACTTCACCGCCGGCGCCGTCGAGGAGATGATCGTCGCGAAAGGCGACGAACACGACTACCTCTTCGTCGAGGGGCAGGGCACCATTATCCACCCCGCCTACTCGGCGGTCACCTGCGGCATCCTCCACGGCTCGCGGGCGGACAAACTGGTGCTCTGTCACGAGGCCGGCCGCGAGACGATCGCCCACGGCTACGACACCGCGATTCCGCCGATCCCCACCTACGTCGACCTCTACGAGGGGCTGGCCGAACCGGTCTCGCCCGCACGCGTCCACGCCGGCGCGCTCAACACTTACGGGATCGACGACGACGGGGCGGCCCGCGACGCCGTCGAGGAGTACGCGGACGCTCTCGGCGCGCCCGCGACCGACCTCGTCCGCTTCGGCGCCGAGGGGGTGCTCGACGCGCTCCTATGA
- a CDS encoding Vms1/Ankzf1 family peptidyl-tRNA hydrolase, translating into MIDELLGRASLKARIDELEEENERLRRRYEAESDRRAEAVTERQAAEERLNRLEDRIAQLEGELERREDDDSADLSFRRRERLRGPRLAEVLDRLESFETGPEGALTAAVGADGDVPEAVADALGERATLVEAAAPCVVCADDAGVVSVALGPPVAPDVAATWSDRFALDREWFRPSGRFALALVRADLFALGVYEGDERVDTRGFESDVKGDHSKGGFSQARFERIRDEQIDDHLEACREALADRDADRLYLVGQRGAVDALVDRGVDPDATAAVDATGEPAAALDDAFRSFWTAELYVV; encoded by the coding sequence ATGATCGACGAGCTACTCGGCCGCGCGTCGCTGAAGGCGCGCATCGACGAGCTCGAGGAGGAAAACGAGCGGCTCCGACGCCGCTACGAGGCCGAGTCCGACCGCCGCGCCGAGGCCGTCACCGAAAGACAGGCGGCCGAAGAGCGGCTGAACCGCCTCGAAGACCGCATCGCCCAGCTCGAAGGCGAACTCGAACGCCGCGAGGACGACGACAGCGCCGACCTCTCGTTTCGCCGGCGCGAGCGCCTGCGCGGCCCCCGCCTCGCGGAGGTGCTCGACCGCCTCGAATCGTTCGAGACGGGGCCCGAGGGGGCGCTGACGGCCGCCGTCGGCGCCGACGGCGACGTTCCCGAGGCGGTCGCGGACGCCCTCGGCGAGCGGGCGACGCTCGTCGAGGCGGCCGCCCCCTGCGTCGTCTGCGCCGACGACGCCGGCGTCGTCTCGGTCGCCCTCGGCCCGCCAGTCGCGCCCGACGTGGCGGCGACGTGGAGCGACCGGTTCGCCCTCGACCGCGAGTGGTTCCGCCCGAGCGGCCGGTTCGCCCTCGCGCTCGTGCGCGCGGACCTGTTCGCGCTCGGCGTCTACGAGGGCGACGAGCGCGTCGACACCCGCGGCTTCGAGAGCGACGTGAAAGGCGACCACTCGAAGGGCGGCTTCTCGCAGGCGCGCTTCGAGCGCATCCGCGACGAACAGATCGACGACCACCTCGAAGCGTGCCGGGAGGCGCTCGCGGACCGCGACGCCGACCGCCTGTACCTCGTCGGCCAGCGCGGGGCGGTCGACGCGCTCGTCGACCGGGGCGTCGACCCGGACGCGACCGCCGCCGTCGACGCGACGGGTGAGCCGGCGGCCGCGCTCGACGACGCCTTCCGCTCGTTCTGGACGGCCGAACTGTACGTCGTCTAA
- a CDS encoding DUF5802 family protein, with translation MFEVFSRSYYLGRLFVTPIDGDRAVMQRRQHERINEEVYATGEGIERLDAPLVMKLESNHFPVHGDDGVPADTLAVPESLLDGTRIRNPPALREVFLARRERARQLLSFAGEGLPDVGT, from the coding sequence ATGTTCGAGGTGTTCTCGCGGAGCTACTATCTCGGACGCCTCTTCGTGACACCCATCGACGGCGACCGCGCCGTCATGCAGCGCCGCCAGCACGAACGGATCAACGAGGAAGTGTACGCGACCGGAGAAGGGATCGAGCGCCTCGACGCGCCGCTCGTGATGAAACTCGAGTCGAACCACTTCCCCGTCCACGGCGACGACGGCGTCCCCGCCGACACCCTCGCCGTCCCCGAGTCGCTGCTCGACGGGACGCGCATCCGCAACCCGCCGGCCCTCCGCGAGGTGTTCCTCGCCCGCCGCGAGCGCGCCCGCCAGCTCCTCTCGTTCGCCGGCGAGGGGCTGCCCGACGTCGGAACCTAG
- a CDS encoding ABC transporter C-terminal domain-containing protein: MTASRAVVLVALIVVGLALAPAGAALDGATDDGGDEGTNETSMGAEVNTFMHSNTAGVDDAVEAGMFDASYERAAPDERAAVVSDRTRTLEAKLDALEAERAALEEREGDLPQPAYDARMTRLAVEISALERALNDTETRAVESGADPTEIRTLRGNVAELSGPEVAAVAKGIAGVEPPRGPPDDTPGAGAGTPDGPQKDDANGDGDAPNDDD; the protein is encoded by the coding sequence ATGACCGCGAGCCGCGCCGTAGTACTCGTCGCGCTGATCGTCGTCGGGCTCGCACTGGCGCCCGCCGGCGCGGCGCTCGACGGGGCGACCGACGACGGAGGGGACGAAGGGACGAACGAGACGTCGATGGGCGCCGAGGTGAACACGTTCATGCACTCGAACACCGCCGGCGTCGACGACGCCGTCGAAGCGGGGATGTTCGACGCCTCCTACGAGCGCGCCGCTCCCGACGAGCGTGCGGCCGTCGTCTCCGACCGCACGCGCACCCTCGAGGCGAAACTCGACGCCCTCGAAGCCGAGCGCGCCGCCCTCGAGGAACGCGAGGGCGACCTGCCACAGCCAGCCTACGACGCCCGGATGACGCGGCTGGCCGTCGAGATATCGGCGCTCGAACGGGCGCTGAACGACACCGAGACCCGGGCGGTCGAGTCGGGGGCCGATCCCACCGAGATCCGGACGCTCCGGGGGAACGTCGCCGAACTCTCCGGCCCGGAGGTCGCCGCGGTCGCGAAGGGCATCGCCGGGGTCGAGCCCCCGCGGGGCCCGCCCGATGACACGCCCGGAGCCGGCGCGGGCACTCCCGACGGCCCGCAGAAAGACGACGCGAACGGTGACGGCGACGCGCCGAACGACGACGACTGA
- a CDS encoding metalloregulator ArsR/SmtB family transcription factor → MDSAALLDLLGNENRRRILRLLARKPCYVTEISEYLGVSPKAVIEHLRKLEEAGLVESHVDDQRRKYFHIARNVRLEVNVSPYGFASKSAYPASNGFDITTCRHVSLDVSWDDADDLDDLLAALEDLEQVENELSLAQRWVQGQLYDVLNTISSEIGAGPESRIYADLLASIRTEPKSVADLSHDIGVPREVTADLLEVMADEGIVRRTERGWELATEA, encoded by the coding sequence ATGGACTCCGCCGCGTTGCTGGACCTGCTCGGGAACGAGAACCGGAGACGGATCCTCCGGCTGCTGGCCCGGAAACCCTGTTACGTGACGGAGATCTCGGAGTACCTCGGCGTGAGTCCCAAGGCGGTGATCGAGCACCTGCGGAAACTGGAGGAGGCGGGACTCGTCGAGAGCCACGTCGACGACCAGCGCCGGAAGTACTTCCACATCGCACGGAACGTCCGCCTCGAGGTGAACGTCTCGCCGTACGGCTTCGCGAGCAAGAGCGCCTACCCCGCGAGCAACGGCTTCGACATCACCACCTGCCGGCACGTCTCGCTCGACGTCTCCTGGGACGATGCCGACGACCTCGACGATCTGCTGGCGGCCCTCGAGGACCTGGAACAGGTCGAGAACGAACTCTCGCTGGCCCAGCGGTGGGTCCAGGGACAGCTGTACGACGTCCTCAATACGATCTCCTCGGAGATCGGTGCCGGCCCCGAGAGCCGGATCTACGCCGACCTGCTCGCGAGCATCCGCACGGAGCCAAAGAGCGTCGCCGACCTCAGCCACGACATCGGCGTCCCCCGCGAGGTCACCGCCGACCTGCTCGAGGTGATGGCCGACGAGGGGATCGTCCGGCGCACCGAGCGCGGCTGGGAACTCGCGACCGAGGCCTAG